The Zingiber officinale cultivar Zhangliang chromosome 2A, Zo_v1.1, whole genome shotgun sequence genomic sequence TATAAGACCACGCTAACATCAGTAGCTATATTGTCTTACTATGGCTCTGTGGCACAAGACTCGTGTACAGGTTGGTTACTAACTCTTTTCATCTTTGAATAGCAAAGAGGCTATGTTCATGACTGTAATCCTATCTCCTATATCACAATGGAGTCATCTTATAGTGTAATCATGGGGGGACACCATTCCAGAGAAAACACAATCAATCATGTATCCTGCGTGGGTTCATATACATCAGAAACATAGAAATCCAATAAATATTCAGTATAATTCTCATTGcttcaatataaaaaaaaaatatgatgcaTTGCTCACCACTGATTGTCCCTTTTTTAAGGCTCCACATCTCCATTCCTTCATAGCGATAAATTTTCATGTGCAAATCAATCAGTGGCCGGGCATACCGCTTCCTTCGTTTGATTGCGTCAGCTTCCTCATAGATACTTTTGTGATGTTTGTGGCAAGCGATTGCAAATGTATGCTTTCCTCGCCAGAGATATCTGCAACAGAATTTGCATTATAAACAAAAAACATAACATTTTTACCATCATTTAGTTATATATTCGATAGAAAGAAATAACCCACCTTTCAAGCATTAGTAAAGGGTCAACAATAAGCTCCATTTTACCATCAATCCAAATACTATACCGAGCATGAGGAAATAACCTATGAGTTAGTATCTTAGGAACTTTCCCGTTCCTTCTAGGTTCATCATAGGGAGGATGGTGTAGTGTCACAAGGCGCCAAATGCCGACCCATTTTCCTCCATCACTGCCTTCTCTAACAGTAACATTTTGCTTAATGAAATCAAGGGATACCTCATCAACAACCATCAAAAAGCAGAATAGCTTTTTAGAACGAACACTGAGATTTGATGGTTGATGGGGAGTATCATACCCATCAAAGATGCCAGAGGCGACAACAAACTTACACTTCTGTGCATATTGCACATCTATAGCATCCATTTCCGCACCACCATTTTTAATGAATCCGCAGTGCACCTACAAACAGAAGAGATCAGTAAATAAAAACTGTCAAAACTCATTATTGCACTAAAAATCCGAGGAAGGAGGAAAAAGAGGAGGAAAAAAACAGATTTCTTTCATATCCATATGAATAACATTGCAAGTGCGACTTTCTAATCTGACTCTCAGACACCTGTGTTTGTTGAGGTGAGGTTAATGTAAAAGGATTACAAAATGAAAGCATCCAAGTCAGATACACCAGATtccaaattaatatttttcaagACAACAATGCTAGTACAGAGCATCATGCGGTCCGTTACAACCTCTGAAACTTCATATTAAATCCTGAAATGTGGTAGAAAAATGATCGTTATATTTTCCTACCCATGTAAACAATAGCCAGAAAAATTCAGTTCATTCAATCAGCTTGTCCTATTCCTCTAAGATTAATCGTAAAGGAAATACTGAAGAGGCTAATGTAATTAAGAAGGTCAAAGTTATTTAATGCATGCTTAAACCAAGAATAGCAAAACTATCATCAGGATCATTTATGGGCATGTGAAATAATAAATCCAGAATGTAAAGGTACGATAGAGATTACATCACTTAAGTTTTCACTAGTCTACATATTCAATGTCATATCTACCTTCGTAGTTGTGTTCAACTTGAAACTATTTTCCCGTTGCAACCAGCTTTGATGACCCCCAAATAATGGTTGAGACTTCTCACTATTATTCCCTCCCTCATCTTCCATTATATAACTTAGAGTTTTGGGAATCGTATCAGGTGTTATCTCTGGAATAACTATGGTGTCTGGTTCATCTGCAAGAGGGATTGGACACCCTAAATACACAAAATgagaaattagaaaattatcaaaatattttttcatataaTTAGTAACAGTAGCCTTACGATGTTGTGGCTGTGGAGTGAGACCCATTGTGTCTAACATGACAAGAACTTTGCTATCTTTTTTACAAAGAGCTGCAATAAATTGACAACACCAACCTTTAACAAATTTGTAAAGAAAGAACCTAAAGGAGAAAAAAAAGTCAATTCAAATGGGGATGGAAATCAAGATCAGTTGAGTTAGCTAAACAATCCCCTAATGAACAACATAATAATGAAACAGATAGCGCGCAATAGGAGATACAATTAATCCTGGAGTTACAATAATGATTATTTTTACCATAAGATTTCGTGGACAATCAGTTTAATTCATTTGCCTTCCTCCCATGACGTTAATCCACCAAGGAAATATAATACCATTATAGAAACACTAGCACTAGATGGTCAATCCTCGTacaaaaaaaattgatgaaattaCCTGATAGAAAGATTATAGAAGAATGGCAAGACCACAAGTGAAAAAGCAACGCGAAGAGGATGAGCAGGATCCACAAAATGGCGGACACGAGGACCAAGCGCGTGAAACCTCGTCGCCAGATCATCTTCAACGGATCTTTGACGCCCTTGCTGTTAGAAGCGGCACTACTGTCGGAGTCTGCATCGCCAAAATCGAACATTTAAGAACCGGACGTTAAGAGATCGAACCAATTCGCATCTTTGCAGTACAGGTCGCCAAACCTTTGGAACGAGGACTCCGGTTACTCCTATCCGAACGAGTAGCGGCACGAGAGGAGAGCAAGCGCTGGGCTTCGGCGTCCATCCTTCCTAGCCCACGCCCTTCATTTGATCGCATCCACTGCGGGAATGCGGCGAATCTGATTTCGGTATGCACTTAGGGCTCTGTGTGGCGCGATCTAATAGCTCTTGTGATTGCTGGAGATTTAGTCGAGAAATCACTTGTGCGATCGAttggagaggaaggaggaagcgTAGTGAGGACAGGGAAAGTAGATCGAGAGACGACGCGGATGTCGACGTCGGTGATCGTTTCGTCAAAGCGAAAAAGAGATGAGACCTCGAGGCTAGTTGGGCCTAAGCCCATTCTAAAGCCCATGTAAAAACAATTACATTAAtcattatgaaaaaaatattgaTGTGACACCGAATTTACAATGAGAAAAATCTTTATAACATAGCCCGGAGTTCAATTTTTTTCATCAGGTATAATTTAATTTCTAGAATTATAATATTGCCAACTAATGGAtattaatttgtttaaaaatatatcaaaataacGGTGATCCTATTCGAAAGCGGTAAACTGAAAAGCTGAAGAGGTGGGGCAGCTTCGATGACTGGATAAAGACCTCGCTCCGTTCTGCAAAACAAAAAACGTCAGTGTCAAGTCAGGAAAGGGATCCCTAgtgttggtcctccgacgctcaagtcaataatCGGAATGTGTAGAAAAGTGGAGCAACTGTAGAACTATGCATAAATAGTAGACAACACGTACCTCCGCCGATTATTGACCCTCCCTTTTTATAGAGCTCTAGTAGGCGACGTGTGCGTTTCTCGAGGCATGAGAATGCTCTCTAATGTGTCCCATGAAAGGGCTTATCAGGAAAGTACTTCTGATATTATATCTTAACAAGGCATGCATATCTCTAACAAGATAGTAGAAGCTTGCGTCGTACGATCTGCTTGTCGACCATGTCTCGTGTCAGCAGCACtacctcccaaaaggatgtcaagatGTGCTACAGTAGTCTCATTACTGGGCCAAGTAACGTAGCCGCTTGGGCGGGATTCTATTCCATCCATAGCCAGGTCCTGCTGCTTGACCAAGCGGAGGAGCCGCTCAGCCGGGACCCCTTCGCTCTATTGACCTTGGTGGCCCTCTATGCGATATCTTTGTAGCACTCACCTTCCTCCGTTCGGACAAGCTATCCAATCTCCCTTAATATTCTGCTGCTCTGTA encodes the following:
- the LOC122042661 gene encoding probable hexosyltransferase MUCI70 — protein: MRSNEGRGLGRMDAEAQRLLSSRAATRSDRSNRSPRSKDSDSSAASNSKGVKDPLKMIWRRGFTRLVLVSAILWILLILFALLFHLWSCHSSIIFLSALCKKDSKVLVMLDTMGLTPQPQHRCPIPLADEPDTIVIPEITPDTIPKTLSYIMEDEGGNNSEKSQPLFGGHQSWLQRENSFKLNTTTKVHCGFIKNGGAEMDAIDVQYAQKCKFVVASGIFDGYDTPHQPSNLSVRSKKLFCFLMVVDEVSLDFIKQNVTVREGSDGGKWVGIWRLVTLHHPPYDEPRRNGKVPKILTHRLFPHARYSIWIDGKMELIVDPLLMLERYLWRGKHTFAIACHKHHKSIYEEADAIKRRKRYARPLIDLHMKIYRYEGMEMWSLKKGTISDVPEGAVIIREHTTMTNLFSCLWFNEVNLFTPRDQLSFGYVVHRLEGAFKFFMFPNCEYNSLFILHRHIREHSSVIEWVKSLDEFKGNQSGLKETRGGLGLWTPYPGDLRSVELPSVKRTSPAG